Proteins encoded within one genomic window of Brachybacterium avium:
- a CDS encoding ABC transporter permease, whose amino-acid sequence MSSTTTPRAVRRTPFAVKLRRDYPLLLMAVPAVVLLLLFTYIPLLGNVIAFMDYVPFIPIHQSPWVGLENFQRLFSDPRFWSALVNTLQITTLNLVLYFPVPILLAVLLYSVTRPYLRTVVQSVLYLPHFLSWVIVVGLFQQILGSTGVVNRMILENGGSTIDFLTNPTTFKLLVTSQVIWKDAGWGTIIFIAALAAIDNSLYEAAAIDGAGAWSRFWHVTLPGIRPIIILLLILRLGEALNVGFEQILLQRDAVGPAAAEVLDTYVYYNGVVASDWSLGIAAGLLKGVIGLVLVLAANKAAHMFGESGIYERSPR is encoded by the coding sequence ATGAGCTCGACCACGACGCCGCGAGCGGTACGGCGCACCCCCTTCGCGGTCAAACTGCGCAGGGACTACCCGCTGCTCCTCATGGCGGTGCCCGCGGTGGTGCTGCTGCTGCTGTTCACCTACATCCCGCTGCTCGGGAACGTCATCGCGTTCATGGACTACGTCCCGTTCATCCCGATCCACCAGAGCCCCTGGGTGGGACTGGAGAACTTCCAGCGCCTGTTCAGCGATCCGCGCTTCTGGTCCGCCCTGGTCAACACGCTGCAGATCACCACCTTGAACCTGGTGCTCTACTTCCCCGTCCCGATCCTGCTGGCAGTGCTGCTGTACTCGGTCACCCGTCCGTACCTGCGCACCGTCGTGCAGTCGGTGCTCTACCTCCCCCACTTCCTGTCGTGGGTGATCGTGGTGGGGCTGTTCCAGCAGATCCTCGGCTCGACCGGCGTGGTCAACCGGATGATCCTGGAGAACGGTGGGAGCACCATCGACTTCCTCACCAACCCCACCACGTTCAAGCTGCTGGTGACCTCCCAGGTGATCTGGAAGGACGCGGGCTGGGGAACCATCATCTTCATCGCCGCCCTCGCCGCGATCGACAACAGTCTCTACGAGGCCGCCGCGATCGACGGCGCCGGTGCGTGGTCCCGGTTCTGGCACGTCACGCTCCCCGGCATTCGTCCCATCATCATCCTGCTGCTGATCCTGCGCCTCGGTGAGGCGCTGAACGTCGGCTTCGAGCAGATCCTGCTGCAGCGGGACGCGGTCGGGCCGGCCGCCGCCGAGGTCCTCGACACCTACGTCTATTACAACGGCGTGGTCGCCAGCGACTGGAGCCTCGGCATCGCCGCCGGCCTGCTGAAGGGCGTCATCGGCCTGGTCCTCGTGCTGGCCGCCAACAAGGCCGCGCACATGTTCGGCGAATCAGGCATCTACGAGAGGAGCCCGCGATGA
- a CDS encoding carbohydrate ABC transporter permease, translating into MTAGKTAPAAPATDAASDATIALERHGSRAPRAAKYQRPPWQGRPSAFAVFAKGLTMVMVCAAILVPLLIVVSTSLASPEQLARSGGYVIIPTDISFRAYEAILSGGVVTRSVLVSIGVTVVGTALSLISTTLIAYALSRPGSLFHGPILGFILLTFLFSPGIIPVYLMVKELGLLNQYASLILPVAVNAFNIVIVRGFFMNVPAELLDAARIDGASEWRIFSRIMLPLSRAVIAVVGLFYAVSYWNAFFQALLYLQDSAKWPLQLVLRTYVLQGAPLVVDTGSTTPPPAASVQMAVIVIAVIPILCVYPFLQRHMTKGVLTGAVKG; encoded by the coding sequence ATGACCGCCGGGAAGACCGCCCCCGCAGCACCCGCCACCGACGCCGCCTCCGATGCGACCATCGCTCTCGAGCGCCACGGCAGCCGCGCGCCCCGCGCAGCGAAGTACCAGCGGCCGCCGTGGCAGGGCCGTCCCTCAGCCTTCGCCGTCTTCGCCAAGGGCCTGACCATGGTGATGGTCTGCGCAGCGATCCTGGTACCGCTGCTCATCGTGGTCTCGACCAGCCTTGCGAGCCCCGAGCAGCTCGCCCGCAGCGGCGGCTACGTCATCATCCCCACGGACATCTCCTTCCGGGCCTACGAGGCGATCCTCTCCGGGGGCGTGGTCACCCGGTCGGTGCTGGTCAGCATCGGGGTCACGGTCGTCGGCACCGCCCTGAGCCTGATCTCCACGACGCTCATCGCCTACGCGCTCTCGCGCCCGGGCTCGCTGTTCCACGGGCCGATCCTGGGCTTCATCCTGCTGACGTTCCTGTTCAGCCCGGGCATCATTCCCGTCTACCTCATGGTCAAGGAGCTCGGGCTGCTCAACCAGTACGCCTCGCTGATCCTGCCGGTCGCGGTGAACGCGTTCAACATCGTCATCGTCCGCGGCTTCTTCATGAACGTGCCCGCCGAGCTGCTGGACGCCGCCCGGATCGACGGCGCCTCGGAGTGGCGGATCTTCAGCCGCATCATGCTGCCCCTGTCGCGGGCGGTCATCGCGGTGGTGGGCCTGTTCTACGCGGTCAGCTACTGGAACGCGTTCTTCCAGGCCCTGCTCTACCTGCAGGACAGCGCCAAGTGGCCGCTGCAGCTGGTCCTGCGCACCTACGTGCTGCAGGGCGCGCCCCTGGTCGTCGACACCGGCTCGACGACCCCGCCGCCCGCAGCCTCCGTCCAGATGGCGGTGATCGTGATCGCCGTGATCCCGATCCTCTGCGTCTACCCGTTCCTCCAGCGACACATGACCAAGGGCGTCCTCACCGGCGCCGTCAAGGGTTGA
- a CDS encoding extracellular solute-binding protein: MSLTPTRRHLLVSAALGGVALGGGLTACSSDGSGGGSAASNGEVADWPTYTERTDVPEPDIPGTADGVAPAYFTYPENATTSVEGEIGDGSEVKALALTYGQPPVPMDSNDYWQMINEKTNLTYTPQIVPANDFSTKFPTIMAGGDLPDLMQVPVFMGLPKLPQLSQSQWTDLSDHLSGDAVNDYPNIANLPAYAWKTCRIGGRLIGTPLPRPPFGNVLFQRLDLIEEMGLDPEPTTKDDFVALCEDLTDAKAGRYALTGYSVATGVDWLDNIIGPMFGVPNNWELDGGALTASHETDQFFEALDFKKMLWDAGLFHPDSPSIQSAETAAKFISGDVVMRTDGLAWWAANQADHQDLSFGAMTPFSANGGEPINYQGAGAFSFTAIKKGLDEERVKMLLRFINYCAAPFGSTEYFDQNFGVKDTDYTVDSKGQPELTSQGTNELGINLKYLGAPPAVLFWPKRVDDALKAQSELQKKLVPMLMEDPTLGFYSETDERSTTINQPITDASTGYILGRNSLDDVKSAIERWKSAGGDKIREEFEQAIADGS; the protein is encoded by the coding sequence ATGTCCCTCACACCCACGCGTCGCCATCTCCTGGTCTCCGCCGCTCTGGGCGGTGTCGCCCTCGGGGGAGGTCTGACCGCCTGCTCCAGCGACGGCTCCGGCGGCGGAAGTGCCGCGAGCAACGGCGAGGTCGCCGACTGGCCCACGTACACCGAGCGCACGGACGTGCCCGAACCCGATATCCCCGGCACCGCCGACGGCGTCGCCCCCGCGTACTTCACCTATCCGGAGAACGCCACCACCTCCGTCGAGGGAGAGATCGGCGACGGCTCGGAGGTCAAGGCGCTCGCGCTGACCTACGGCCAGCCGCCGGTGCCGATGGACTCGAACGACTACTGGCAGATGATCAACGAGAAGACGAATCTGACGTACACGCCGCAGATCGTCCCGGCGAACGACTTCTCCACCAAGTTCCCGACGATCATGGCCGGCGGCGACCTGCCGGACCTCATGCAGGTGCCCGTCTTCATGGGCCTGCCGAAGCTGCCGCAGCTGTCCCAGTCGCAGTGGACGGACCTGTCCGATCACCTCTCCGGCGACGCCGTCAACGACTATCCGAACATCGCCAACCTGCCCGCGTACGCGTGGAAGACCTGCCGCATCGGCGGCCGCCTGATCGGAACCCCGCTGCCGCGCCCGCCGTTCGGCAACGTCCTGTTCCAGCGGCTGGATCTCATCGAGGAGATGGGCCTGGATCCCGAGCCCACCACCAAGGACGACTTCGTCGCGCTGTGCGAGGACCTGACCGACGCGAAGGCAGGCAGGTACGCCCTGACCGGGTACTCCGTCGCGACCGGCGTGGACTGGCTCGACAACATCATCGGCCCGATGTTCGGGGTGCCCAACAACTGGGAGCTCGACGGCGGCGCACTGACCGCCAGCCACGAGACCGACCAGTTCTTCGAGGCCCTCGACTTCAAGAAGATGCTCTGGGACGCCGGCCTGTTCCACCCGGACTCCCCCTCCATACAGTCCGCGGAGACAGCTGCGAAGTTCATCTCCGGCGACGTCGTCATGCGCACGGACGGTCTGGCGTGGTGGGCCGCCAACCAGGCCGATCACCAGGATCTGTCCTTCGGCGCCATGACCCCGTTCTCGGCCAACGGCGGCGAGCCGATCAACTACCAGGGCGCCGGTGCGTTCTCGTTCACGGCGATCAAGAAGGGTCTGGACGAGGAGCGCGTGAAGATGCTGCTGCGCTTCATCAACTACTGCGCCGCCCCCTTCGGCTCCACGGAGTACTTCGACCAGAACTTCGGTGTCAAGGACACGGACTACACCGTGGACTCCAAGGGCCAGCCCGAGCTGACCTCGCAGGGGACCAATGAGCTGGGGATCAACCTCAAGTACCTCGGCGCCCCGCCGGCCGTCCTGTTCTGGCCCAAGCGCGTCGACGACGCCCTGAAGGCCCAGAGCGAGCTGCAGAAGAAGCTCGTCCCGATGCTGATGGAGGATCCGACCCTCGGGTTCTATTCCGAGACCGATGAGCGGTCCACGACCATCAACCAGCCGATCACGGATGCCTCGACGGGGTACATCCTCGGCCGCAACAGCCTGGACGACGTCAAGTCCGCCATCGAGCGCTGGAAGAGCGCCGGCGGCGACAAGATCCGCGAGGAGTTCGAACAGGCCATCGCCGACGGCTCCTGA
- a CDS encoding carbohydrate ABC transporter permease, protein MNARRPLLGWLLIAPSLIGVSAFLILPVVLAFVVSLFRWDLLGTRRFIGMENYQSLLSDGALPNSLLVTGIFTLISVPLSLALGLILATQLVRALPGSAIVRVIVVIPWVCAPLALGVVWKWIFQPSVGALNQILGVRIEWLTDPSLALPAVAFVAIWQNVGYISLFFQAGLTRIPGSIYEAARIDGAGPAQQLWFMTIPLLRPTTFFLAVTQVVASFQVFDMVFALTGGGPQHRTEVIASLIYNEAFVSSRLGRASAVAVILFLLLVLITVAQQRWFSRRITYDMS, encoded by the coding sequence ATGAACGCCCGTCGGCCCCTGCTGGGCTGGCTGCTGATCGCTCCCAGCCTGATCGGCGTGAGCGCCTTCCTGATCCTGCCGGTGGTGCTCGCCTTCGTCGTGTCCCTGTTCCGCTGGGACCTGCTGGGCACCCGGCGGTTCATCGGGATGGAGAACTACCAGAGCCTGCTGTCGGACGGCGCTCTTCCCAACTCGCTGCTGGTGACCGGGATCTTCACCCTGATCTCGGTGCCGCTGTCGCTGGCGCTGGGGCTGATCCTCGCCACGCAGCTGGTGCGGGCCCTGCCGGGCTCCGCGATCGTGCGGGTGATCGTGGTGATCCCCTGGGTATGCGCGCCGCTCGCGCTGGGCGTGGTGTGGAAATGGATCTTCCAGCCGTCCGTCGGCGCGTTGAACCAGATCCTCGGCGTACGGATCGAATGGCTCACCGACCCCTCGCTCGCGCTGCCCGCGGTGGCGTTCGTGGCGATCTGGCAGAACGTCGGCTACATCTCGCTGTTCTTCCAGGCGGGCCTGACCCGCATCCCCGGCTCGATCTACGAGGCGGCCCGCATCGACGGCGCCGGGCCCGCCCAGCAGCTGTGGTTCATGACCATCCCGCTGCTGCGGCCCACCACGTTCTTCCTCGCGGTCACGCAGGTGGTGGCCAGCTTCCAGGTGTTCGACATGGTCTTCGCCCTCACCGGCGGCGGGCCCCAGCACCGCACCGAGGTGATCGCCTCGCTGATCTACAACGAGGCCTTCGTCTCCAGCCGCCTGGGCCGCGCGAGCGCGGTCGCGGTGATCCTGTTCCTCCTGCTGGTGCTGATCACGGTGGCCCAGCAGCGCTGGTTCTCCCGCCGCATCACCTACGACATGAGCTGA
- a CDS encoding carbohydrate ABC transporter permease, with protein MTIDPAPRAPAPVPAQRRPGAAPANRSPSRRPHRLTGSLLARRLLAHLATYLVLAAAAVLTLGPFLFSVMTAFTSTRQFAQQGPLSFPAPAVLENFLGLFTPSAGSGGFVTPVVVTVQMVAVILVGQMVFSVLAAYAFAQLRFPGRDLLFWVYVATLMVPQVVVVVPLYLMMSEVGLRNTFWALVLPFVLGSPYAIFLLRENFRGVPSELMDAMRIDGAGTLRLLWHLVVPLNRPIIVTLVLITVVTHWNNFMWPMVITSGPEWRVITVATSALQSQYNNNWTLVMAGTTLAMLPLVLLMIVFQKQITSSVGDTTLR; from the coding sequence ATGACCATCGACCCCGCACCCCGCGCGCCCGCGCCGGTTCCCGCGCAGCGCCGTCCGGGCGCCGCGCCCGCGAATCGCAGCCCGTCCCGCCGACCGCACCGGCTCACCGGGTCCCTGCTGGCGCGCCGGCTGCTCGCCCACCTCGCCACCTACCTGGTGCTCGCCGCGGCCGCGGTGCTGACGCTGGGCCCGTTCCTGTTCTCCGTGATGACGGCGTTCACCTCCACGCGGCAGTTCGCGCAGCAGGGCCCGCTGTCGTTCCCGGCCCCGGCGGTGCTGGAGAACTTCCTCGGCCTGTTCACGCCCTCGGCCGGCTCGGGCGGCTTCGTCACCCCGGTGGTGGTCACCGTGCAGATGGTCGCGGTGATCCTGGTGGGTCAGATGGTGTTCTCGGTGCTGGCCGCCTATGCCTTCGCCCAGCTCCGCTTCCCCGGCCGCGACCTGCTGTTCTGGGTGTACGTGGCGACGCTGATGGTGCCGCAGGTGGTCGTGGTGGTGCCGCTGTACCTGATGATGAGCGAGGTGGGGCTGCGCAACACCTTCTGGGCGCTGGTGCTGCCCTTCGTGCTCGGCTCCCCGTACGCGATCTTCCTGCTGCGGGAGAACTTCCGCGGCGTGCCCAGCGAGCTGATGGATGCGATGCGGATCGACGGCGCGGGCACCCTGCGCCTGCTGTGGCACCTGGTGGTGCCGCTGAACCGCCCGATCATCGTGACCCTGGTGCTGATCACCGTGGTCACGCACTGGAACAACTTCATGTGGCCGATGGTCATCACCTCGGGCCCGGAGTGGCGGGTGATCACGGTGGCGACCTCCGCCCTGCAATCCCAGTACAACAACAACTGGACCCTGGTGATGGCGGGGACGACCCTGGCGATGCTGCCGCTGGTGCTGCTGATGATCGTGTTCCAGAAGCAGATCACCAGCTCCGTCGGCGACACCACGCTGCGCTGA
- a CDS encoding extracellular solute-binding protein — translation MLKHRTLLSSFAAAGLLGTAAACSPSSDSGSGGAGSGGSDAGGSTGGDKGTLTFRLWDQNAVPAYEESFTAFTESSGWNVDIDVVPWGDYWTRLPLDVASGDAADVYWMNSANFVQYKDSEALLDINQVIPDGAAQWEQSVVELYTRDGGLWGVPQIWDSIALFYNKALVEEAGVDPSALAFDPTAESDSLREAGTELTVDGAGKHPGEDGFDADSREQFGFNSQADRQAIIGPMLASNGTQWQEDDKYVFASPEGIEAFGYMADLVNVDQIAPSAADTNENGDFSRDLFTQGKLGLFQSGPYNLLPIAEGVDDSFEWALAAPVAGPAGAKSLVHGVVAVGNAKADEAQQDGITELLTWLGSKEGQLPLAEKGVSFPGHVDAQDAFLDFWDEKGVDVSIFVEAAKNAAEADTGARANAGLTAAIPIFQEVFIGRLSAEEGIPQAQEEGNAAMAG, via the coding sequence ATGCTCAAGCATCGTACTCTCCTCTCGTCCTTCGCCGCCGCCGGCCTGCTCGGCACCGCCGCGGCCTGCTCCCCCTCCAGCGACAGCGGCTCCGGCGGCGCCGGCAGCGGCGGCAGCGACGCCGGCGGCAGCACCGGCGGGGACAAGGGCACGCTCACCTTCCGGCTCTGGGACCAGAACGCGGTGCCCGCCTACGAGGAGTCGTTCACCGCCTTCACCGAGTCCAGCGGCTGGAACGTGGATATCGACGTGGTGCCGTGGGGTGACTACTGGACGCGACTGCCGCTGGACGTGGCCAGCGGGGACGCGGCCGACGTCTACTGGATGAACTCCGCCAACTTCGTCCAGTACAAGGACTCCGAGGCGCTGCTGGACATCAACCAGGTGATTCCCGACGGGGCAGCCCAGTGGGAGCAGTCGGTGGTGGAGCTCTACACCCGCGACGGCGGTCTCTGGGGCGTCCCCCAGATCTGGGACTCGATCGCCCTGTTCTACAACAAGGCCCTGGTCGAGGAGGCGGGCGTGGACCCGTCGGCCCTGGCCTTCGACCCCACCGCGGAGAGCGATTCGCTGCGGGAGGCCGGCACCGAGCTGACGGTCGACGGCGCCGGTAAGCACCCGGGCGAGGACGGCTTCGATGCCGATTCCCGGGAGCAGTTCGGCTTCAACTCGCAGGCCGACCGGCAGGCGATCATCGGCCCGATGCTGGCCTCCAACGGCACCCAGTGGCAGGAGGACGACAAGTACGTCTTCGCCTCCCCCGAGGGCATCGAGGCGTTCGGGTACATGGCCGACCTCGTCAACGTCGACCAGATCGCCCCCAGCGCCGCCGACACCAACGAGAACGGCGACTTCAGCCGCGACCTGTTCACCCAGGGCAAGCTCGGCCTGTTCCAGTCCGGTCCGTACAACCTGCTGCCGATCGCCGAGGGCGTGGACGACTCCTTCGAATGGGCCCTGGCAGCGCCCGTGGCCGGACCGGCCGGGGCGAAGTCCCTGGTCCACGGCGTGGTCGCCGTGGGCAATGCGAAGGCCGACGAGGCCCAGCAGGACGGCATCACCGAGCTGCTGACCTGGCTGGGCTCCAAGGAGGGGCAGCTGCCCCTGGCCGAGAAGGGGGTCTCCTTCCCCGGACACGTGGACGCGCAGGACGCGTTCCTCGACTTCTGGGACGAGAAGGGCGTGGACGTCAGCATCTTCGTGGAGGCCGCGAAGAACGCCGCCGAGGCCGATACCGGTGCGCGCGCGAACGCCGGTCTCACCGCTGCGATCCCGATCTTCCAGGAGGTCTTCATCGGCCGCCTCTCCGCCGAGGAGGGCATCCCGCAGGCCCAGGAGGAGGGCAACGCCGCCATGGCCGGGTGA
- a CDS encoding ABC transporter ATP-binding protein: MTQSTSPDRGRGREQGPRAPQDAGDYAYGPEDPPGSGPASPRSEASGIAEPAAGIVAEHVSRAFGSVQAVLDLSFTAPRGAVTALVGPNGCGKSTLMLMLASLLSPDSGRVLIDGVDPSIDSPTVRASVGWMPDQFGAWESLRVAEVLEVMGRAYFLPSAQRRQRVDELLQLMDLGSLAQQPAHVLSRGQKQRLGLARALIHAPSVLILDEPASGLDPASRRRLLQVVRSLAAAGTTVLISSHILSELEEMADHVVFMDDGRVVDASSVRELAARPRSWRIASLDRQRLVKALDRLGARHGEVLAPEHTTSGHAEALVQLPDEATAARLLTDLTTADARIIGFGPATGRLEAAYLASDAAHREGAP; the protein is encoded by the coding sequence ATGACGCAGAGCACATCACCGGACCGGGGCCGGGGCCGGGAACAGGGGCCGCGGGCACCGCAGGACGCAGGCGACTACGCCTACGGGCCGGAGGATCCCCCGGGATCGGGGCCCGCGTCGCCGCGGTCTGAGGCCAGCGGCATCGCGGAGCCCGCTGCCGGCATCGTCGCCGAGCACGTCTCCCGTGCCTTCGGCAGCGTGCAGGCGGTGCTGGACCTGAGCTTCACCGCACCGCGCGGCGCGGTGACGGCGCTGGTGGGGCCCAACGGCTGCGGCAAGTCGACCCTGATGCTGATGCTCGCCTCCCTGCTGTCCCCCGACTCCGGCCGGGTGCTGATCGACGGGGTGGATCCGTCGATCGACTCCCCGACCGTGCGGGCGAGCGTCGGCTGGATGCCGGACCAGTTCGGGGCCTGGGAATCGCTGCGGGTCGCCGAGGTGCTCGAGGTGATGGGCCGGGCCTACTTCCTGCCCAGCGCACAGCGGCGCCAGCGGGTCGACGAGCTGCTGCAGCTGATGGACCTGGGCTCCCTCGCCCAGCAGCCCGCACATGTGCTCTCCCGGGGCCAGAAGCAGCGGCTGGGCCTGGCGCGCGCCCTGATCCACGCCCCTTCGGTGCTGATCCTCGATGAGCCCGCCTCCGGGCTCGACCCCGCCTCGCGCCGCCGGCTGCTGCAGGTGGTGCGCTCGCTCGCCGCCGCCGGGACCACCGTGCTGATCTCCAGCCACATCCTCAGCGAGCTCGAGGAGATGGCCGACCACGTCGTGTTCATGGACGACGGGCGGGTGGTGGACGCTTCGAGCGTGCGCGAGCTGGCCGCTCGCCCCCGGTCCTGGCGGATCGCGTCGCTGGACCGGCAGCGGCTGGTCAAGGCGCTGGACAGGCTCGGGGCGCGGCACGGCGAGGTGCTCGCTCCCGAGCACACCACCTCCGGCCACGCCGAGGCGCTCGTGCAGCTGCCCGACGAGGCGACCGCCGCCCGCCTGCTGACGGATCTCACCACCGCCGATGCACGGATCATCGGCTTCGGCCCGGCGACCGGGCGGCTCGAGGCCGCCTATCTCGCCTCGGACGCCGCCCACCGTGAAGGAGCCCCGTGA
- a CDS encoding ABC transporter permease, with protein MSMPTASPPVGRGRALNGALALRPRGLWLVTSLELRQRVRTARWYIALAAWTLVMLGIGALALAPTLYTAQWDALEPIAAMVFSLQIILVLFAMLLVVPALSAGSINGDRTAGTLATLQASLLSPLEIVLGKLLAGFLTGLAFLVLALPSVVPIALLGHISPWYLLRILLVIVLLTLCVTAVGLGLSAVTQRQLGSVVLAYVIVFGVTVVLPVAWGSSAIFLQQDREVTNYYSSFETDVVSGPGRCESQTESSTVPRIDLTMPLLWGNPVVLLAETAPPLPIPTWDDEDENLDALRMLKTGVRTAATITHPAHHNFCDPSESGYPENLGEPPNRPIWPMGLGLWMLAGGVSLAVAVRRLAVPIRRLGTGTRIA; from the coding sequence ATGAGCATGCCCACCGCTTCGCCCCCCGTCGGCCGCGGCCGCGCCCTGAACGGCGCCCTCGCGCTGCGGCCCCGAGGGCTGTGGCTGGTGACCTCGCTCGAGCTGCGGCAGCGGGTACGGACCGCGCGCTGGTACATAGCGCTCGCGGCCTGGACCCTGGTGATGCTGGGCATCGGGGCGCTGGCACTGGCCCCGACGCTGTACACGGCGCAGTGGGACGCTCTGGAGCCGATCGCCGCCATGGTGTTCAGCCTCCAGATCATCCTGGTGCTGTTCGCGATGCTGCTGGTGGTGCCGGCGCTCTCGGCCGGTTCCATCAACGGCGACCGCACTGCGGGCACGCTCGCGACGCTGCAGGCGAGCCTGCTCAGCCCGCTGGAGATCGTGCTCGGCAAGCTGCTGGCCGGCTTCCTCACCGGGCTCGCCTTTCTGGTGCTCGCCCTGCCGTCGGTGGTGCCGATCGCACTGCTGGGCCACATCAGCCCGTGGTACCTCCTGCGCATCCTGCTGGTGATCGTGCTGCTCACGCTGTGCGTGACCGCCGTCGGGCTGGGCCTCTCCGCGGTGACCCAGCGGCAGCTCGGCTCCGTGGTCCTGGCCTATGTGATCGTGTTCGGGGTGACAGTGGTGCTGCCGGTCGCCTGGGGCAGCTCGGCGATCTTCCTCCAGCAGGACCGGGAGGTGACGAACTACTACTCGTCCTTCGAGACTGACGTGGTGTCCGGACCGGGCCGGTGCGAGTCGCAGACCGAGAGCAGCACTGTCCCGCGGATCGATCTGACCATGCCGCTGCTGTGGGGCAACCCGGTGGTCCTCCTGGCCGAGACCGCCCCGCCGTTGCCTATACCCACCTGGGACGATGAGGACGAGAACCTGGACGCGCTGCGCATGCTGAAGACGGGTGTGCGCACCGCCGCCACGATCACTCATCCTGCACACCACAACTTCTGCGACCCGAGTGAGAGCGGATATCCCGAAAACCTCGGCGAGCCCCCGAACCGGCCGATCTGGCCGATGGGGCTGGGGCTGTGGATGCTCGCCGGGGGCGTGTCGCTGGCGGTGGCGGTCCGGAGGCTCGCGGTGCCGATCCGGCGCCTGGGCACGGGCACCCGCATCGCCTGA
- the recR gene encoding recombination mediator RecR encodes MYEGIVQDLIDELGKLPGIGPKSAQRIAFHLLDADDAAVRRLAEVLVQVKDTVRFCEICGNVSADERCRICTDTRRTDEVICVVEESKDIVAIEKIREFKGRYHVLGGAIDPIGGVGPNDLRITQLMSRLGSGETQEVILALDPNIEGEATSAYLSRLLGPLELTVTRLASGLPVGGDLDYADEMTLGRAFLGRRSV; translated from the coding sequence GTGTACGAAGGCATCGTCCAGGACCTCATCGACGAGCTCGGCAAGCTGCCGGGCATCGGCCCCAAGTCGGCGCAGCGGATCGCATTCCATCTGCTGGACGCCGACGACGCCGCTGTGCGCCGACTCGCGGAGGTGCTGGTCCAGGTCAAGGACACGGTGCGCTTCTGCGAGATCTGCGGGAACGTCTCGGCAGACGAGCGCTGCCGCATCTGCACCGACACGCGCCGCACCGACGAGGTGATCTGCGTGGTCGAGGAGTCCAAGGACATCGTCGCGATCGAGAAGATCCGTGAGTTCAAGGGCCGGTACCACGTGCTCGGCGGCGCGATCGACCCGATCGGCGGGGTGGGACCGAACGACCTGCGCATCACCCAGCTGATGAGCCGCCTGGGCTCGGGCGAGACCCAGGAGGTGATCCTGGCGCTGGATCCGAACATCGAGGGCGAGGCCACCTCGGCCTACCTCTCGCGCCTGCTGGGACCGCTCGAGCTCACCGTCACCCGGCTCGCCTCCGGCCTGCCGGTCGGCGGCGACCTGGATTACGCCGATGAGATGACCCTGGGCCGCGCGTTCCTGGGCCGCCGTTCCGTCTGA